One genomic window of Pelagicoccus enzymogenes includes the following:
- a CDS encoding Fe2+-dependent dioxygenase has translation MLISIPNLLSLAQIATSRRLLETANWVDGKASAGHQGAKVKDNAQLLPEDPAAQQVGDLILHALGSNPLFMAAALPLHILPPMFNSYSGGQTFGTHVDGSIRVIPGTQKQIRTDLSCTVFFADPNEYAGGELCIEDTYGTQRVKLPAGHAILYPSTSLHHVTPVTEGTRLCSFFWIQSMVRDNSQRSMLFDMDMAIQRLGADHPEHPSNVQLTGVYHNLLRQWAEM, from the coding sequence ATGCTCATCTCCATCCCAAATCTACTCAGTCTCGCACAAATCGCCACCTCCCGCCGGCTCCTCGAAACCGCCAATTGGGTCGACGGAAAAGCATCCGCCGGCCACCAAGGGGCCAAGGTCAAAGACAACGCCCAACTCCTCCCCGAAGACCCAGCCGCCCAGCAAGTCGGCGACCTCATCCTCCATGCCCTCGGCAGCAATCCCCTCTTCATGGCAGCCGCCCTGCCCCTGCATATCCTGCCTCCCATGTTCAACAGCTACTCCGGCGGCCAAACCTTCGGCACTCACGTGGACGGCTCCATACGCGTCATCCCCGGAACCCAAAAACAAATCCGCACCGACCTCTCCTGCACCGTATTCTTCGCCGACCCCAACGAATACGCAGGCGGCGAGCTCTGCATCGAAGACACCTACGGCACCCAACGCGTCAAGCTCCCCGCCGGGCACGCGATCCTCTACCCTTCCACCAGCCTGCACCACGTCACTCCCGTCACCGAAGGCACCCGCCTCTGTTCCTTTTTCTGGATACAAAGCATGGTCCGCGACAACAGCCAACGTTCCATGCTTTTCGACATGGACATGGCAATCCAACGCCTCGGAGCCGACCACCCCGAGCATCCCTCCAACGTCCAGCTCACCGGTGTCTACCACAACCTCCTCCGCCAATGGGCCGAGATGTAG
- a CDS encoding TonB-dependent receptor, with protein MTSHLTTSPSQNFGLRATAIAQTFLVAGAANAQTNAAVEDTDAVELDPFAVKGDNFALSSPKFTVALRDTPQTINVIPEEILEAQGATSLQDVLRNSPGITFRAGEGGAAPGDNLFVRGFSAANDIFVNGVRDRGEYSRDAYNLEQVEVSKGPASATYGRGSTGGSVNLVTKQANLSESDSLSLSLGTHNHKRLVFDTNSVLDKENGIAFRLTGMATDEDVPGRDFVYKRAWALNPSLSFGLGKDTQVTLSYEKLKQDDMADFGMWTGLFGNPQVSYSNFYGYPDRDFSEVDNDRATLSIGHNFANGLTLRNVSSHYTSKTDAIYTAPAGPNDSTTEGYIRTSDKAKDKYNENLANHTTLSGSFRVGELTHSFSTGIELNRETADNFSHHSISPDPERNAIDPYSDGPFTFTPNERSGRVRSGTSDTISLYAFDTLSIGEKWQANAGLRWESFDSDYLDSTNGVATSELSQKEEMTSYRFGLVYKPLREGSLYFGAGNSFNPTAENFSLSDSETSSSNVNLDPEETKTLELGTKWDLFESRASFAAAVFQSEKHNARASLGGRGTEYTNLGKQSVEGFELGLSGKITDRLSVFGGYSQLDTEITDSPNLDEIGTELSYSPSESFNLWLDYQATPKLSFGGGATYSGSQAYSSSVEAPDDASYWLMDLTASYVLNDRLSFRLNVDNAADERYIERGSSNRSVPGASRSAKLSAYYKF; from the coding sequence ATGACCTCCCACCTGACCACCTCTCCTTCTCAAAACTTCGGACTCCGCGCCACCGCGATCGCCCAGACCTTCCTCGTCGCCGGAGCCGCAAACGCGCAAACGAACGCTGCCGTCGAAGACACCGACGCCGTAGAGCTCGACCCATTCGCGGTAAAAGGCGACAACTTCGCTCTCTCTTCGCCCAAGTTCACCGTCGCCCTCCGCGACACTCCCCAGACCATCAACGTCATCCCAGAGGAAATCCTCGAAGCGCAAGGAGCTACAAGCCTCCAGGACGTCTTGCGCAATTCCCCGGGCATCACCTTCCGGGCCGGCGAAGGCGGAGCGGCCCCAGGCGACAACCTCTTCGTGCGCGGATTCTCCGCCGCCAATGATATCTTCGTAAACGGCGTACGCGATCGCGGCGAGTATTCACGCGACGCATACAACCTCGAACAAGTCGAAGTCTCAAAAGGCCCAGCCTCTGCCACCTACGGCCGCGGCAGCACCGGCGGATCCGTCAACCTCGTAACGAAACAGGCCAACCTCAGCGAATCCGACAGCCTCTCGCTCTCGCTCGGCACCCACAACCATAAGCGACTCGTATTCGACACAAACTCCGTACTCGACAAGGAAAACGGCATCGCCTTCCGCCTCACCGGCATGGCTACCGACGAGGACGTTCCCGGCCGCGACTTCGTTTACAAGAGAGCTTGGGCCCTCAACCCCAGCCTTTCCTTCGGCCTCGGTAAAGACACCCAAGTTACCCTCAGCTACGAAAAGCTAAAGCAAGATGACATGGCTGACTTCGGCATGTGGACCGGCTTGTTCGGCAACCCTCAAGTCTCGTATTCAAATTTCTATGGCTATCCTGATCGCGACTTTTCAGAAGTAGACAACGACCGTGCCACCCTATCCATCGGACACAACTTCGCCAACGGCCTTACCCTGCGTAACGTGTCTTCCCACTACACCTCGAAGACGGACGCAATCTATACCGCGCCCGCAGGGCCCAACGACAGCACCACCGAAGGCTACATCCGCACCAGCGACAAGGCGAAGGACAAATACAACGAAAACCTCGCCAACCACACCACCCTTTCAGGATCCTTCCGCGTCGGAGAGCTCACCCACTCCTTCTCCACTGGCATCGAGCTCAACAGAGAAACCGCCGACAATTTCTCGCATCACTCCATTTCGCCCGACCCCGAACGCAATGCCATCGATCCCTACTCCGACGGCCCCTTCACCTTCACTCCCAACGAGCGTAGCGGACGCGTCCGTAGCGGAACATCGGATACAATTTCCCTCTACGCCTTCGACACCCTCTCCATCGGAGAAAAATGGCAAGCCAACGCCGGCTTGCGTTGGGAGAGCTTCGACTCCGACTACCTCGACTCCACCAACGGCGTCGCCACCTCCGAGCTCTCCCAAAAAGAAGAGATGACCAGCTACCGCTTCGGACTCGTCTACAAGCCCCTTCGCGAAGGCAGCCTCTACTTCGGTGCCGGAAATTCCTTCAACCCTACCGCCGAAAACTTCTCGCTTAGCGACTCCGAAACTTCCAGCTCCAACGTGAACCTAGATCCGGAGGAAACCAAAACCCTCGAGCTCGGCACCAAATGGGACCTCTTCGAAAGCCGAGCTTCTTTCGCTGCTGCCGTCTTCCAGTCCGAAAAGCACAACGCCCGGGCCAGCCTCGGCGGTCGTGGCACCGAGTACACCAACCTTGGCAAACAAAGTGTCGAAGGCTTTGAGCTCGGCCTATCCGGCAAAATCACCGACCGCCTGTCCGTATTCGGTGGATACAGCCAGCTCGACACCGAGATTACCGACTCACCAAACCTCGACGAAATCGGAACCGAACTCTCCTACTCGCCCTCCGAATCCTTCAATCTCTGGCTCGACTATCAGGCCACCCCAAAACTCAGCTTCGGCGGCGGCGCCACCTACTCCGGCTCACAAGCATACAGCTCCAGCGTCGAAGCCCCTGACGACGCCTCCTACTGGCTCATGGACCTGACCGCAAGCTACGTCCTCAACGACCGCCTTTCCTTCCGCCTCAACGTCGACAACGCCGCCGACGAGCGATACATCGAACGCGGCAGCTCCAACCGCTCCGTCCCCGGCGCCTCCCGCTCCGCCAAGCTCTCCGCCTACTACAAATTCTAG
- a CDS encoding TonB-dependent receptor plug domain-containing protein has translation MKIRLLASAIILLALSQSALPRSGQEHEHRSPVIELDAFQVVSTGTRSERMARELPIRTELLGADLFLASGSRDLASALEYMSGIRTEANCQNCGTAEIKMLGLGSGYNRLLFDGQPLFSGLASVYGIEHVPTAFISRVEVVKGGASSLYGPGAVAGVINILPKEPVTNKQRYDTSIESVDGEQFRSASLLRDWSSEDGDLALSLYGQFNDNDAVDINGDGFSEITQKRFHTLGANGWLYPTETGKLSLNYSYSWEERRGGNALDLLPHEAQTTEQLEHRWHRGGIAWDSSFNEIDYRLSASASYVTRNSYYGGVGSVALPGQSDFDDEAYQEALADSKLLYGYSDTMRYYLDTLFSQSFGEHHFSWGAQYQLDHVFDEKRNERGKALRSNGELADFSGQDPIADGSFDNLGFFVQDEWIHKQDTTLITGLRLDKHSEIENWVLSPRIALRHSSSPDWTWRASIATGFRAPEIFDEDFHIEILDDPTRTRNAHGLKEEKSISYSAGFVWTPSFADDQFQLEGELYRTELRDTFNVSDIVYTASDGTAYKERINAGGSTVQGFELNAAYRLSERWKADLGLTHVDATFDEAPEVLPGIFERRYLETPQWSGVAKLKYENEELFDLFLGLVYTGPMIAAREVEGTLNESTESFFVVDLTATKHIHLDVFGKERHIDLMAGVKNIFDERQQDITSGPDRDTTYFYGPRFPRSVILRAGLSW, from the coding sequence ATGAAAATTCGACTACTCGCTTCAGCCATCATACTCCTCGCCTTGTCGCAAAGCGCCCTCCCTCGGTCCGGGCAGGAGCACGAACACCGATCCCCGGTCATCGAGCTGGACGCCTTCCAAGTCGTGTCCACGGGTACCCGCAGCGAACGGATGGCCCGCGAACTACCCATCCGCACCGAGCTGCTGGGCGCCGACCTCTTCCTCGCCTCCGGCTCCCGCGATCTGGCTTCCGCCCTCGAGTACATGTCGGGCATCCGCACGGAGGCCAATTGCCAGAACTGCGGCACCGCCGAAATCAAGATGCTCGGGCTCGGCTCGGGCTACAACCGCCTGCTCTTCGACGGCCAACCGCTCTTCTCCGGACTCGCCTCCGTCTACGGCATCGAACACGTGCCCACCGCCTTCATCTCCCGCGTCGAAGTCGTCAAGGGCGGAGCCTCCAGCCTCTACGGCCCCGGAGCCGTAGCGGGTGTGATCAACATCCTGCCCAAGGAGCCCGTAACCAACAAGCAACGCTACGACACCTCTATCGAAAGCGTGGACGGCGAACAGTTCCGCAGCGCCTCCCTCCTGCGCGACTGGTCCTCCGAAGACGGAGACCTGGCTCTATCTCTGTATGGACAATTCAACGACAACGACGCAGTAGACATCAACGGCGACGGCTTCAGCGAGATCACGCAAAAACGCTTCCATACCCTGGGCGCCAACGGTTGGCTCTACCCGACCGAAACAGGCAAACTCAGCCTCAACTACTCCTACAGCTGGGAAGAACGACGCGGCGGCAACGCTCTCGACCTCCTCCCCCACGAAGCCCAAACCACCGAGCAGCTCGAGCACCGCTGGCACCGCGGCGGCATCGCATGGGACAGCTCCTTCAACGAAATCGACTACCGCCTCAGCGCCTCCGCCTCCTACGTGACCCGCAACAGCTACTACGGCGGCGTCGGCTCCGTCGCCCTGCCTGGCCAATCCGACTTCGATGACGAAGCCTACCAAGAAGCCCTCGCTGACTCCAAGTTGCTGTATGGATATTCCGATACGATGCGCTACTACCTCGACACGCTCTTTTCCCAAAGCTTCGGCGAGCACCACTTCTCTTGGGGAGCCCAGTATCAGCTCGACCATGTCTTCGACGAAAAGCGAAACGAACGCGGCAAAGCCCTCCGCTCCAACGGAGAGCTCGCCGACTTCAGCGGCCAAGACCCCATCGCCGACGGATCTTTCGACAACCTTGGTTTCTTCGTACAAGACGAGTGGATACACAAGCAAGACACTACCCTCATCACCGGCCTCCGGCTAGACAAGCATTCCGAAATTGAGAATTGGGTACTCTCGCCCCGTATCGCCCTTCGCCACAGCTCCAGCCCGGACTGGACCTGGCGCGCCTCGATCGCCACCGGCTTTCGAGCTCCCGAAATCTTCGACGAAGACTTTCACATCGAAATCCTCGACGACCCCACCCGCACCCGCAACGCCCACGGTCTCAAAGAAGAAAAGTCGATCTCCTACTCCGCCGGATTCGTCTGGACGCCAAGCTTCGCGGACGACCAATTCCAGTTGGAGGGTGAACTCTACCGCACCGAACTGCGCGACACCTTCAACGTATCCGATATCGTATACACCGCGAGTGACGGCACTGCCTACAAGGAACGCATAAACGCCGGCGGCTCCACCGTGCAAGGCTTCGAGCTCAACGCCGCCTACCGCCTCAGCGAACGCTGGAAAGCCGACCTAGGCCTTACCCACGTCGACGCTACCTTCGACGAAGCCCCAGAAGTCCTCCCCGGCATCTTCGAGAGACGCTACCTCGAAACGCCTCAGTGGAGCGGCGTCGCCAAACTCAAATACGAAAACGAAGAGCTCTTCGACCTCTTCCTCGGCCTCGTCTACACCGGCCCTATGATCGCCGCCCGCGAAGTCGAAGGTACCCTCAACGAATCCACTGAGTCATTCTTCGTCGTCGACCTCACCGCCACCAAGCACATCCACCTCGATGTATTCGGAAAAGAACGACACATCGATCTCATGGCAGGCGTCAAAAACATCTTCGACGAGCGTCAACAAGACATCACCTCCGGCCCCGACCGCGACACCACCTACTTCTATGGTCCCCGTTTTCCCCGCAGCGTCATCCTCCGGGCGGGTTTGAGCTGGTAG